One part of the Parabacteroides distasonis ATCC 8503 genome encodes these proteins:
- a CDS encoding isoaspartyl peptidase/L-asparaginase family protein, which translates to MLKQMIALTALMVSSIAFAQDREYVIVVHGGAGAMAGLEEDPVKSAQYYAALDSALMIGDKVLSAGGEGPEAVMAVINYFEGNPLFNAGIGATCTAEGTFELDASIMEGKDLSAGAVAGLKHVKHPINAAYAVKTKSPHVMLSGAGAEEFAKEQGLEMVEDNMYFATPKTMEWIEKLKQESKKNGTVGCVVLDKQGNLTAGTSTGGMFKKRWGRIGDSPVIGAGTYADNNSCAVSCTGHGEYFIRHAVAFDVCARYKYLKESVEKAADYIIHTELNTNAGNGGLIAVDKLGNIAMPYNSGGMFRGFLYKEKGSPEIKKGCGIGKKIVVVGEK; encoded by the coding sequence ATGTTAAAACAAATGATAGCCTTGACGGCTTTGATGGTGTCATCCATTGCTTTTGCGCAAGACCGGGAGTATGTAATCGTGGTACATGGTGGTGCGGGGGCGATGGCCGGATTGGAGGAAGATCCGGTTAAGTCGGCTCAATATTACGCCGCATTGGACTCCGCTTTAATGATTGGAGATAAGGTCCTTTCTGCGGGAGGCGAGGGGCCGGAAGCGGTGATGGCCGTAATCAATTACTTCGAGGGAAATCCGTTGTTTAACGCCGGAATTGGTGCTACCTGTACGGCGGAGGGAACTTTTGAGTTGGACGCTTCCATCATGGAAGGCAAGGATTTAAGCGCAGGCGCTGTAGCTGGCTTAAAACACGTGAAGCATCCGATCAATGCCGCCTATGCCGTAAAGACAAAATCTCCGCATGTCATGCTGAGCGGAGCCGGTGCTGAGGAGTTCGCCAAGGAACAAGGCTTGGAAATGGTAGAAGACAATATGTATTTCGCTACGCCCAAGACGATGGAGTGGATCGAGAAGTTAAAGCAAGAAAGTAAGAAGAACGGTACGGTAGGCTGTGTCGTTCTGGATAAGCAAGGAAACTTAACGGCCGGGACCAGTACCGGCGGTATGTTCAAGAAACGTTGGGGGCGTATCGGTGATTCGCCCGTGATCGGGGCGGGAACGTATGCGGATAATAACAGTTGCGCCGTCTCCTGTACGGGGCATGGCGAGTATTTTATCCGTCATGCGGTAGCGTTCGATGTGTGTGCCCGCTATAAATACCTTAAGGAAAGCGTAGAGAAAGCGGCAGATTATATCATCCATACGGAATTGAATACGAACGCCGGCAACGGCGGCTTGATCGCCGTGGATAAACTAGGAAATATCGCCATGCCTTATAACAGTGGCGGTATGTTCCGCGGATTCTTGTATAAGGAGAAAGGTAGCCCGGAAATTAAGAAGGGCTGCGGTATCGGAAAGAAGATCGTTGTAGTAGGGGAAAAGTAG
- a CDS encoding glycoside hydrolase family 43 protein encodes MKIGISLCLGVLMCLNAGCTGKKSAAEEPELTYSNPLSVQFGDPYVLLASDGRYYMYGTGAGAVDGFCAYSSDDLIHWKSEGQVYRGNTPDSWAIANFWAPEVYERDGKFYMFFSADWRKNPTNEEENFRIGVAVSDKPTGPFKELADAPLFDPGYPVIDGNLIEDEDGRTYLYYSRCCYKHPVESEIADEAKKKGMFDSVEESWIYGVEVAPDLTHVIGEPVLLLRPPVKLDDAQSEWESRSVTKGEVGRRWTEGSFMLRHNGLYYMMYSANYFGGANYAVGYAVSEHPLGPFEKASNNPVLEKNVEKGGIVTGTGHNSVTWSKDGKQMYCVYHGRTQKTGDERVVFIDKMRINENGLLVVEGPTTDPQSIQ; translated from the coding sequence ATGAAAATAGGAATATCCCTTTGTCTGGGAGTTCTTATGTGTTTGAATGCGGGTTGTACGGGAAAGAAGTCTGCTGCGGAAGAGCCGGAATTAACGTACAGTAATCCTTTGTCGGTCCAGTTTGGCGATCCATACGTATTGTTGGCCTCGGACGGACGTTATTATATGTATGGTACCGGTGCCGGGGCTGTAGACGGTTTTTGCGCCTATTCTTCCGATGATTTGATCCATTGGAAGTCGGAAGGGCAGGTTTATCGGGGCAATACGCCCGATTCTTGGGCAATCGCTAATTTCTGGGCGCCGGAAGTGTACGAGCGTGACGGGAAGTTCTATATGTTCTTCAGCGCGGATTGGCGGAAGAATCCGACCAACGAGGAGGAAAATTTCCGTATCGGCGTAGCTGTGTCGGATAAGCCGACCGGACCATTTAAGGAATTGGCCGATGCTCCTTTGTTTGATCCGGGATATCCTGTAATCGACGGAAACTTGATCGAGGATGAGGATGGCCGTACCTATCTCTATTATTCCCGTTGTTGCTATAAGCATCCGGTAGAAAGCGAGATCGCCGATGAGGCAAAGAAGAAAGGCATGTTCGACTCCGTTGAGGAAAGCTGGATTTACGGGGTGGAGGTCGCTCCGGATCTTACGCACGTAATTGGGGAACCCGTACTTCTGCTGCGTCCACCCGTAAAATTGGATGATGCGCAAAGTGAGTGGGAAAGTCGCTCGGTTACCAAAGGGGAGGTCGGACGTCGTTGGACGGAAGGCTCTTTCATGCTACGTCACAACGGCTTGTATTATATGATGTATTCCGCTAATTATTTTGGCGGGGCAAATTATGCGGTGGGATATGCCGTGTCCGAACATCCGTTAGGACCGTTTGAGAAGGCATCTAATAATCCGGTGCTGGAGAAGAACGTGGAAAAAGGCGGTATCGTCACGGGTACCGGACATAATAGCGTTACTTGGTCGAAGGACGGAAAACAAATGTATTGCGTTTACCACGGGCGTACCCAGAAGACAGGGGATGAGCGGGTCGTATTCATCGATAAAATGCGAATCAATGAGAATGGCCTTCTAGTCGTGGAAGGCCCTACCACCGATCCGCAATCTATTCAATAG
- a CDS encoding NAD(P)/FAD-dependent oxidoreductase yields MIKELQLRILPEEAVNEQSLRQVVARETGEAPKNIRAVRVLKRSIDARQRTIFVNVKLRVFMNEMPSEPEYQSIEYKDVSAGKPVIVVGAGPGGLFAALRLIELGLRPIIVERGKDVRERKKDIALISREHKVNGESNYSFGEGGAGAYSDGKLYTRSKKRGSVDKILNIFCQFGASPSILADAHPHIGTDKLPRVIENIREQIKRCGGEVHFETRMDAFIMKENEVIGIETNTGKSFYGPVILATGHSARDVYNYLYERQIQIEAKGIAVGVRLEHPQELIDQIQYHRKEGRGKYLPAAEYSFVTQANNRGVYSFCMCPGGFVVPAASGPKQVVVNGMSPSNRGSRWSNSGMVVEIRPEDYSELVGQEELYLRNGEKVDADSPLALMAFQERLEEVCWLNGGMKQTAPAQRMDDFMRKKNSFDLPVSSYTPGLLASPLHFWMPEFVTSRLREGFRYFGKVSRGFLTNEATMIGVETRTSAPVRIVRDRDTYQHVTVKGLFPCGEGAGYAGGIVSAAIDGERCAEGVYNLESNK; encoded by the coding sequence ATGATAAAAGAATTACAACTCAGGATATTGCCGGAAGAGGCTGTTAATGAGCAATCGCTAAGGCAAGTAGTAGCCCGTGAGACGGGTGAGGCTCCGAAAAATATCCGGGCCGTACGTGTATTGAAACGTTCGATAGACGCACGCCAGCGAACGATATTTGTCAACGTGAAACTGCGTGTTTTCATGAACGAGATGCCTAGCGAGCCGGAATATCAATCGATAGAGTATAAAGATGTCTCGGCAGGGAAACCTGTGATCGTCGTAGGAGCCGGTCCGGGAGGTCTGTTCGCCGCCTTGCGCTTGATAGAGTTAGGTTTGCGCCCCATCATCGTCGAGCGAGGTAAGGACGTGCGGGAACGCAAGAAAGATATCGCCTTGATCAGTCGTGAGCATAAGGTGAACGGAGAATCAAATTATAGTTTTGGTGAGGGCGGTGCCGGCGCTTATTCTGATGGAAAGCTGTATACCCGTAGCAAGAAAAGAGGCTCGGTAGATAAGATACTGAATATCTTTTGCCAGTTTGGGGCAAGTCCCTCTATCTTGGCGGATGCCCATCCGCATATCGGAACCGATAAGCTCCCCCGTGTGATCGAGAATATCCGGGAGCAAATCAAGCGATGCGGAGGTGAGGTACATTTCGAGACCCGTATGGATGCTTTTATCATGAAAGAGAACGAGGTGATCGGCATCGAGACGAATACGGGAAAGAGCTTTTACGGGCCTGTTATCTTAGCTACCGGCCATTCCGCCCGTGATGTCTATAACTATTTATACGAACGCCAGATCCAGATCGAGGCGAAAGGGATCGCAGTCGGTGTTCGTCTGGAACATCCTCAGGAATTGATCGACCAAATCCAGTATCATCGGAAAGAAGGTCGTGGGAAATATCTTCCTGCGGCAGAGTATAGTTTTGTGACGCAAGCGAATAACCGGGGCGTCTATTCCTTCTGTATGTGTCCGGGAGGTTTCGTAGTTCCTGCGGCGAGCGGACCTAAGCAGGTCGTGGTAAATGGAATGTCGCCTTCTAACCGGGGTTCCCGCTGGTCTAACTCAGGGATGGTGGTAGAGATCCGTCCGGAAGATTATTCCGAACTGGTAGGGCAGGAGGAGCTTTATCTTCGGAATGGCGAGAAGGTGGATGCGGACTCCCCATTAGCGTTGATGGCCTTTCAGGAACGTCTGGAAGAGGTCTGTTGGTTGAATGGAGGCATGAAGCAAACGGCTCCCGCCCAGCGCATGGATGATTTCATGCGGAAGAAGAACTCTTTCGATTTACCGGTTTCCTCGTATACGCCGGGTCTGCTGGCCTCTCCGTTGCATTTTTGGATGCCGGAATTCGTGACCAGTCGCCTGCGGGAAGGTTTCCGTTATTTCGGTAAGGTCTCTAGAGGCTTCTTGACCAACGAGGCAACCATGATCGGCGTAGAGACCCGTACATCCGCTCCGGTTCGTATCGTCCGTGATCGGGATACCTATCAACACGTCACGGTAAAAGGTCTTTTCCCTTGCGGTGAGGGAGCGGGGTATGCGGGAGGAATCGTATCCGCTGCCATCGACGGGGAACGTTGTGCGGAAGGAGTGTATAATTTAGAATCCAATAAATAA
- a CDS encoding ThuA domain-containing protein — MRHVFCRKVVFLLAALLVVCGMSARKPIKTLLITGQNNHNWQVSHVVLKQILENSGRFSVDFAVSPEAGKDMSGFVLDFSPYELVVLDYNGDAWPEETNRRFLEYVRGGGGVVVYHAADNAFVNWPEYNKICALGGWENRDEKAGPYVYWSDGKLIKDSSAGVGGSHGKQHEYVLNARNHEHPIMKGLPNKWKHAQDELYDRMRGPGNIKDCLYTAYSDKETGGSGREEPLIFTVDYGNARIFHTMLGHAGETVENCPAMQCAGFQITLLRGAEWAATGKVTQKVPADFPTEKQVSNRSNYKR; from the coding sequence ATGAGACATGTATTTTGTAGGAAGGTCGTTTTCCTTTTGGCCGCTTTACTGGTTGTATGCGGCATGTCGGCCCGTAAGCCGATCAAGACGTTATTAATAACGGGGCAGAATAACCATAATTGGCAGGTGAGCCATGTGGTGCTTAAACAGATATTGGAGAACTCGGGACGCTTCTCCGTGGATTTCGCGGTCTCTCCGGAGGCAGGGAAGGATATGTCCGGCTTTGTCTTGGATTTCAGTCCTTACGAGCTGGTGGTGCTGGATTATAATGGGGATGCTTGGCCGGAGGAGACAAACCGTCGTTTCTTGGAATATGTGCGAGGAGGTGGAGGTGTCGTGGTCTATCATGCCGCTGATAACGCCTTCGTGAACTGGCCGGAATACAATAAGATTTGTGCCTTGGGCGGTTGGGAGAACCGGGATGAGAAAGCGGGACCCTATGTATATTGGAGCGATGGTAAGTTGATAAAGGATAGCTCGGCGGGCGTGGGTGGCTCTCATGGCAAGCAGCATGAGTATGTGCTGAATGCCCGGAACCATGAGCATCCGATCATGAAGGGGCTGCCGAATAAATGGAAACATGCGCAGGATGAGTTATATGATCGTATGCGTGGCCCGGGAAATATAAAGGATTGCTTGTATACGGCTTATTCGGATAAGGAGACCGGAGGCTCCGGCCGTGAGGAGCCGTTGATCTTTACGGTTGATTATGGGAATGCCCGTATATTTCATACGATGTTAGGGCACGCGGGGGAAACGGTAGAGAATTGTCCGGCTATGCAATGCGCCGGCTTCCAGATTACCTTGTTAAGAGGTGCGGAATGGGCCGCTACCGGCAAGGTAACCCAAAAGGTTCCCGCTGATTTCCCGACGGAAAAACAAGTATCTAATCGGAGTAATTATAAGCGGTGA
- the radA gene encoding DNA repair protein RadA yields MAKTKTVYVCSNCGADSPKWLGKCPNCGEWNTYVEEIVTKELAVKRPVPGIMEGNKIRPVLLRDITTEEEARIDLKDDELNRVLGGGLVKGSLVLIGGEPGIGKSTLVLQTVLGLTGLKTLYVSGEESSRQLKLRADRLSHDNPNCFILCETHLEQIFTQAANIQPDLMIIDSIQTIFTEVVESSPGSVSQVRECSAAILKYAKESGVPVLLIGHINKEGSIAGPKVLEHIVDTVLQFEGDQHYMYRILRSIKNRFGSTAELGIYEMRQNGLREVSNPSELLLTQNHEGLSGVAIAAAIEGVRPFLIETQALVSSAVYGTPQRSATGFDLRRMNMLLAVLEKRAGFKLIQKDVFLNIAGGLKVNDPAIDLAVISSILSSSLDISIEPGVCMAGEVGLSGEIRPVNRIEQRILEAEKLGFSRIIIPHNNLKGFDTAKSKIQIVQVKKVEEAFRQLFG; encoded by the coding sequence ATGGCGAAAACAAAAACCGTATATGTCTGCTCTAACTGTGGCGCTGATTCCCCGAAATGGCTGGGTAAATGCCCGAATTGTGGGGAGTGGAACACCTATGTAGAGGAGATCGTAACAAAGGAGCTTGCCGTGAAGCGGCCAGTTCCCGGTATTATGGAGGGCAATAAGATCCGTCCGGTGTTATTGCGTGATATAACGACGGAAGAGGAGGCCCGTATCGATTTAAAAGATGATGAATTAAATAGGGTCCTCGGCGGAGGCTTGGTGAAAGGCTCTTTGGTCTTGATCGGGGGAGAGCCGGGAATTGGAAAATCCACCTTGGTCTTGCAAACCGTGTTGGGCTTGACAGGCTTGAAAACCCTATATGTCTCGGGCGAGGAGAGCAGTCGCCAGTTGAAACTCCGGGCGGACCGATTATCGCATGATAATCCGAACTGTTTCATCCTATGCGAGACGCATCTGGAACAGATTTTTACGCAAGCGGCCAATATCCAGCCGGACTTGATGATCATAGATTCCATACAAACCATCTTTACGGAAGTTGTGGAATCTTCCCCCGGCAGTGTTTCCCAAGTACGTGAGTGTAGTGCCGCTATCTTGAAATACGCCAAGGAAAGCGGTGTCCCGGTCTTATTGATCGGCCATATCAATAAGGAAGGCAGTATCGCCGGTCCGAAGGTATTGGAGCATATCGTGGATACGGTGTTGCAGTTTGAGGGCGATCAGCATTATATGTATCGTATCCTGCGGAGCATCAAGAACCGTTTTGGCAGTACGGCGGAACTAGGGATTTACGAGATGCGCCAGAACGGGCTTCGTGAGGTCAGCAATCCATCCGAGTTATTATTAACCCAGAATCATGAGGGACTGAGCGGTGTCGCCATCGCCGCCGCTATCGAGGGGGTACGTCCTTTCTTGATCGAGACGCAAGCCTTGGTCAGCTCGGCGGTTTACGGTACGCCGCAACGTAGCGCCACCGGATTCGATTTACGCCGAATGAATATGTTATTGGCGGTATTGGAGAAAAGGGCGGGTTTTAAGTTGATCCAGAAAGATGTTTTCCTGAATATCGCCGGAGGTTTGAAAGTGAATGATCCGGCTATCGATTTGGCGGTAATCAGCTCCATCCTTTCCTCTAGCTTGGATATCAGCATCGAGCCGGGTGTTTGTATGGCTGGCGAGGTGGGCTTGTCCGGAGAGATCCGTCCGGTCAACCGTATCGAGCAACGTATCTTGGAGGCGGAGAAGCTGGGTTTCTCCCGGATTATCATTCCGCATAATAATCTAAAAGGTTTCGATACGGCGAAGAGCAAGATTCAAATCGTACAGGTAAAGAAAGTGGAGGAAGCCTTTCGGCAACTATTCGGTTAA
- a CDS encoding putative transporter, with product MDWINDLLWGEGIGHSILLLSFVIAAGIQLGKIKVFGISLGITLVLFVGIILGHFGFTVNHNVIHFFKEFGLILFVYSVGMQVGPGFFSSFRQGGITLNMLACGIVFLGVATALVLHFVTGIPMPTMVGILSGAVTNTPGLGAAQQAYSDMYGVSDNTIALGYAVAYPLGVIGIILSIIFVRYVFRVNFDKENDDLNKEDASHTNEAKPISLVVKNPAVFGKTVGELSGLMDHLDFVISRVWRNDNKQIEIASAGTILNEDDKIFVITTDQDAESVKTFIGEEIDMERKQWIRMESQFINRRILITKPELNGKKLGQLKLRKLYGINITRINRAGVDLVATPALTLQVGDRVNVVGTETAVSNVEKVLGNSLKRLNEPNLITIFIGIALGIVLGSIPITFPGIPQPVKLGLAGGPLIVAILISRFGYRYKLVTYTTQSANLMLREIGITLFLACVGISAGDGFVDTIVNNGGFAWIGYGFIITTIPLLIIGCVGRYFYKINYFTLMGLIAGSTTDPPALAYSNATAGNDAPSVGYATVYPLTMFLRVLTAQLLILFFA from the coding sequence ATGGATTGGATAAACGACTTATTATGGGGAGAAGGTATCGGGCATTCTATCCTTTTACTATCTTTCGTGATTGCCGCCGGCATTCAGTTGGGAAAGATAAAGGTGTTTGGGATTTCGCTTGGGATTACCTTGGTGTTGTTTGTAGGTATTATTTTAGGGCATTTTGGGTTTACGGTTAACCACAATGTGATTCATTTCTTTAAGGAATTTGGATTGATCTTATTTGTTTATTCGGTAGGTATGCAAGTCGGGCCGGGTTTCTTCTCGTCTTTTAGGCAGGGGGGAATCACGTTGAATATGCTAGCCTGTGGAATTGTCTTCCTTGGCGTGGCTACGGCTTTGGTATTGCATTTCGTGACAGGTATTCCGATGCCTACGATGGTGGGTATTTTATCGGGGGCGGTGACGAATACCCCCGGATTAGGTGCGGCTCAGCAGGCTTATTCCGATATGTACGGGGTTTCAGATAATACGATCGCCTTGGGTTACGCCGTGGCTTATCCGCTGGGCGTGATCGGTATTATTCTTTCGATCATTTTCGTACGTTACGTATTCCGTGTGAATTTCGATAAGGAGAATGACGATTTGAATAAGGAGGATGCCTCGCATACGAATGAGGCGAAACCGATCTCGCTGGTCGTAAAGAACCCGGCGGTTTTCGGTAAGACGGTAGGGGAGTTATCCGGTTTGATGGATCATCTGGATTTCGTGATTTCCCGTGTATGGCGTAATGATAACAAGCAGATCGAGATCGCTTCCGCCGGTACGATCTTGAATGAGGATGATAAGATTTTCGTGATCACGACCGATCAAGATGCCGAGTCCGTAAAGACATTCATTGGCGAGGAGATCGATATGGAGCGCAAGCAATGGATTCGTATGGAGAGCCAGTTTATCAACCGCCGTATCTTGATCACGAAACCGGAGTTGAACGGCAAGAAGCTGGGACAGTTGAAACTGCGTAAATTATATGGTATCAATATCACCCGTATCAACCGTGCGGGCGTGGACTTGGTAGCTACGCCGGCTCTGACGTTGCAGGTGGGCGACCGTGTGAATGTGGTGGGTACCGAGACGGCTGTCTCGAATGTAGAAAAGGTATTGGGTAACTCCTTGAAACGCTTGAACGAGCCGAACTTGATCACGATCTTTATCGGCATTGCCCTCGGTATTGTCTTGGGGAGTATTCCTATCACGTTCCCGGGCATTCCGCAACCGGTTAAGTTAGGTTTGGCGGGAGGTCCGTTGATCGTGGCGATCTTGATTAGCCGTTTTGGTTACCGTTATAAGCTGGTTACCTATACGACCCAGAGCGCTAACTTGATGTTGCGTGAGATCGGTATCACCCTCTTCCTCGCTTGTGTGGGTATCAGTGCCGGCGATGGTTTTGTGGATACGATCGTGAACAATGGTGGATTCGCTTGGATCGGTTACGGTTTCATTATCACAACGATTCCTTTGCTGATCATCGGTTGTGTAGGCCGTTATTTCTATAAGATCAATTATTTCACCTTAATGGGCTTGATCGCCGGTAGTACGACGGATCCGCCCGCTTTGGCTTACTCGAACGCTACGGCTGGAAACGACGCTCCTTCCGTAGGTTACGCTACGGTATACCCCTTGACCATGTTCTTGAGGGTACTTACGGCGCAATTATTGATCTTGTTCTTCGCTTGA
- a CDS encoding ROK family protein, with protein sequence MSVEKKNAYIGVDLGGTNMRAGRIVGDRLVAQGSAPTPKDAADCEETLEALIEVIRSVWDESVVAIGIGVPSVVDREKGIVYNVVNIPHWEEVHLKEILEACFSVPVYVDNDANCFALGERIFGEGKTVDNFVGLTLGTGLGGGIIQNGKLLADANCGSGEFGMIPYQGHILEYFCSGSYFMNVWGVDGKEMYTRAMRKDEQALEAYRQLGVHVAAAIKIVVLTVDPEMIVFGGSVTAAHELFEESMYEDLKDFAYPNSIKNLKIRFSKLENPGLFGAASLCYDK encoded by the coding sequence ATGAGTGTAGAGAAGAAAAACGCTTATATCGGAGTGGATTTAGGGGGGACGAATATGCGTGCCGGCCGTATCGTAGGGGATCGATTAGTGGCTCAGGGGAGCGCCCCGACTCCCAAGGACGCCGCGGATTGCGAGGAGACATTGGAGGCTTTGATAGAGGTGATCCGTTCCGTGTGGGACGAGAGTGTGGTAGCTATCGGTATCGGTGTGCCGAGCGTGGTGGATCGTGAGAAGGGGATCGTATATAACGTGGTGAATATCCCGCATTGGGAGGAGGTACATTTGAAGGAGATATTGGAGGCTTGCTTCTCCGTGCCGGTTTATGTGGATAACGACGCGAATTGCTTCGCTCTGGGTGAGCGTATCTTTGGCGAAGGAAAGACGGTTGATAACTTCGTGGGTCTCACCTTGGGTACGGGCTTGGGGGGTGGAATTATCCAGAATGGCAAGCTGTTGGCCGACGCTAATTGTGGCTCGGGAGAATTTGGCATGATTCCCTACCAAGGTCATATCTTGGAATATTTCTGTAGCGGTTCCTATTTCATGAACGTATGGGGCGTGGATGGGAAGGAGATGTACACCCGTGCGATGCGGAAGGACGAGCAGGCGCTGGAGGCTTACCGGCAGTTGGGCGTACATGTGGCCGCCGCTATCAAGATCGTGGTATTGACGGTAGATCCGGAGATGATCGTCTTCGGAGGCTCGGTGACCGCCGCCCATGAGTTGTTTGAGGAGAGCATGTATGAGGACTTGAAGGATTTCGCTTATCCGAACTCTATCAAGAACTTGAAGATACGTTTCTCTAAGCTGGAGAATCCGGGGCTATTCGGTGCCGCTTCCCTTTGTTATGATAAATAA
- a CDS encoding peptidylprolyl isomerase, producing the protein MKKIYYILSALFLCVVATSAQEAGKTVVIKTNVGTMKAILYDDVPNHTRTFIERAKRGDFNGTLFTRVLPEFMIQGGAPDSKNAPAGAKCGFGDPSAEIPPEINEKYFHKKGALAAPRQPDDINPQKKSDMSQFFIVQGKVYRETELDTLERTANYPARQKALKEFYAPVRAELNMIKMSNKREYQKRLRAINAQIDSVIQATPGHLLFTDEQRKAYTTVGGCHHLDGTYTIFGELTEGFDVLDQIATQPKDQNDRPKKDIRIQSITIE; encoded by the coding sequence ATGAAAAAGATATATTACATTTTATCAGCATTGTTCCTTTGCGTGGTAGCCACCTCGGCGCAAGAAGCTGGAAAAACGGTAGTTATTAAAACCAATGTAGGTACTATGAAGGCCATCCTGTACGATGATGTGCCTAATCACACCCGTACTTTCATCGAACGGGCAAAACGGGGGGATTTCAACGGGACCTTATTCACCCGTGTCCTGCCGGAGTTTATGATCCAAGGAGGAGCCCCGGATTCCAAGAACGCTCCCGCCGGTGCTAAATGCGGCTTTGGAGATCCTTCCGCCGAGATACCGCCCGAGATCAACGAGAAATATTTCCATAAGAAAGGAGCCTTGGCCGCTCCCCGCCAACCGGACGATATCAACCCGCAAAAGAAATCGGATATGTCGCAATTCTTTATCGTGCAGGGGAAGGTCTATAGGGAAACCGAACTGGATACGTTAGAGCGTACCGCCAACTATCCGGCCCGGCAAAAGGCCCTGAAGGAGTTTTATGCGCCGGTACGTGCGGAGCTGAATATGATAAAGATGAGTAACAAACGGGAGTACCAGAAGCGATTGAGAGCGATCAACGCCCAGATAGACTCCGTTATTCAAGCAACTCCCGGGCATTTGCTATTTACGGACGAGCAACGGAAGGCTTATACCACCGTAGGCGGTTGCCATCATCTGGACGGCACCTATACGATCTTCGGGGAGCTGACGGAGGGATTCGACGTTTTGGATCAGATCGCCACCCAGCCAAAAGACCAGAATGACCGTCCGAAGAAAGACATCCGCATCCAAAGTATAACGATCGAATAA